GGAGGTTTTTTCTTCAAGATTCCCAGCTGAGATTAAGATAATCGCGGAGTTTAAAAGAGCGTCTCCGACAGCTGGAACGCTCAACGAAAATACGATATTCGAAGAACAGATAAAAGCATACGAGAAAGGTGGAGCAGATTCGCTTTCAATTGTGACGGAAGAGAAATACTTTAAAGGGGATCCTTCTTTATTGAGGCTTGCAAAAAAGCTGACCCATCTTCCTGTACTTAGGAAGGACTTCTTGGTCGATCCTTATGAGATAGTAGAAAGTAAGTATTACGGGGCTGACTGTGTACTTCTTATCGCAGAGGCACTAACAAATGCGGACTTAAAGAATTTTTTAAAAATCTGTGGATCGTATGAGGTTGATGTGCTTCTGGAAGTCCACACAAAAGACGCATTAACTGAAGTCCTTAACCTATTTGAGGGCAATTTTTTACTCGGTATAAACTCGAGAAACCTCTCTTCTTTAAGTGTGGATCTAGATAACGCCCTAAATCTTTTAAAAAGAGTCCCAAGTTCTATTCCCGTTATCATGGAAAGTGGCATAAAAAAGAGGGAGGACATAGAAAGATTTGTAGAATACGGAGTTTCCGGTTTTCTTGTTGGAACATTGCTTATGAGATCTAACGATCCGGAAGGCGAGATACGAAGGCTCAAATATGGTGAAAGTTAAGATTTGTGGAATAACCAATTTGGAAGATGCCCTTTTGGCGTGTAAGCTTGGAGCAGACGCAATCGGATTCGTATTCTACAAAAAGAGCAAAAGGTACATCGAACCTAGCTCGGCAAAAAAGATAATAGATAGGTTACCTCCCTTCGTCACAACCGTCGGAGTGTTCGTAGAAGAGGATGAAAAAGAGATCCTCACAATCATGAGAGAGATCAACCTAGACCGGGTGCAGATCTACAGAGATCTTAAGCTTGATAAAAGGATTGCCATAAGGGTGATTAGGATAAGAGACGAAAATGATATCTCTCATATCGAAAGTACACCCTATTTTCCTCTTCTTGATAGCTATACTGAAGCGTATGGAGGAGAAGGGGTAAGATTCGACTGGAGTATGCTAAAAGGGGTAAAAAGAGAGTTTATTTTGGCCGGAGGAATAAACCTCGATAACATAGATTTAGCGTTGGAACTTAAACCGTATGGAATAGACATATCTTCGGGGGTTGAAGAGAGACCTGGAAAGAAAAGCGCAAAAAAGATGGAAGAGTTGATAAGAAGGATAAGGTGTTATGGGTAAGAAAGGGTACTACGGGAATTTTGGAGGAAGGTTTGTACCAGAGACGCTAATGCCTGCCCTCTACGAACTAGAAGAAGTCCTAAAAGCTGCAAAAAAAGATACATCCTTCAAAAGAGAACTCCACTCTTACCAAAGAGAATACATTGGAAGGCCAACCCCGCTTTATTACGCGAGAAATGCCTCAGAAAAACTGGGGTTTAAACTCTATCTTAAAAGGGAAGATCTCTGCCACACGGGAGCACACAAGATTCTAAACGCCCTAGGCCAAGCTTTACTAGCAAAGAGAATGAATAAAAAAAGGATAATCGCCGAGACAGGGGCAGGACAACACGGAGTGGCGTGTGCAACGGCCGCCTCTCTTTTGGCGTTGGATTGTGTGATCTATATGGGGGAGGATGATGTAAAAAGACAGAGAATTAACGTTATGCGAATGGAGATGCTCGGTGCGAAAGTCCAACCTGTGAAGAGCGGAACGAGAACACTTAAAGACGCGATAAATGAGGCTTTAAGGGACTGGGTTACAAATGTGAGGACAACCCACTACGTTCTGGGAACAGTTTTCGGTCCGTATCCGTATCCAGAGCTGGTCAAGTACTTTGTCTCCGCAATAGGAAGGGAGGCAAAAAGACAGATCCTGAAAAGAGAGGGAAGACTCCCGGATGTTGTTGTTGCATGTGTTGGAGGAGGAAGTAACGCTATGGGCATATTCCTTCCCTTTCTCAAAATGAAGGATGTCATGCTGATTGGGGTTGAAGCAGGAGGAGAGGGGATAAGCACAAATAAACACGCGGCGAGATTCCAGAAAGGAAGAATAGGTATATTTCAAGGTAGCAAAAGCTACGTTCTTCAGGACGAATGGGGACAGATTTTAGACACTTATTCCATTGCACCAGGACTCGATTATGCAAGCGTTGGACCTGAACATAGTTTCCTTTTCGAATCAGGAAGGGTTCAATACACTTACGCTGAAGATGAAGAAGTCATCGAGGCTTATCTTTTCCTTTCAAGGGAGGAGGGGATTCTTCCTGCCCTTGAGAGTAGTCACGCCCTTGCTTTTTTGATGAAAAATCGAAAAGAGTTCAAAGACAAGATAGTCCTTGTCAATCTTTCTGGAAGGGGAGACAAGGATTTAACAACCGTTTTAAATAGGTTAAAAAAGGATGGCGCTTAAAGAAGTTTTCGATACTCTAAAAAGAGAGGGCAAAAAGGCTCTAATTCCTTACATCACTGGAGGTGATCCGACTAAGGAAAAGACTATCGAGATCATGGATTTTTTCGCAAAAGAGGGCGCAGACATAATTGAGCTTGGTGTTCCGTTCTCTGACCCTATGGCAGACGGACCTGTCATTCAGAGGGCCATGGAGAGGGCGATAAAGAGTAAAACGACGCTATTTGACATCCTAGAGATAGTAAGGAAATTTAAAAAGCAGGCTAAAATTCCAGTCGTTCTTATGGGTTATATGAACCCTTTTTTCTCTTACGGGTTCGAAAGACTCATATATGAAGCGAAAGAATCAGGAGTCGATGGCA
The sequence above is a segment of the Thermodesulfobacteriota bacterium genome. Coding sequences within it:
- a CDS encoding indole-3-glycerol phosphate synthase TrpC codes for the protein MFLKKILEEKRPILEKKKRLFPEKEMENRLSQLEKRPFLEVFSSRFPAEIKIIAEFKRASPTAGTLNENTIFEEQIKAYEKGGADSLSIVTEEKYFKGDPSLLRLAKKLTHLPVLRKDFLVDPYEIVESKYYGADCVLLIAEALTNADLKNFLKICGSYEVDVLLEVHTKDALTEVLNLFEGNFLLGINSRNLSSLSVDLDNALNLLKRVPSSIPVIMESGIKKREDIERFVEYGVSGFLVGTLLMRSNDPEGEIRRLKYGES
- a CDS encoding phosphoribosylanthranilate isomerase; protein product: MVKVKICGITNLEDALLACKLGADAIGFVFYKKSKRYIEPSSAKKIIDRLPPFVTTVGVFVEEDEKEILTIMREINLDRVQIYRDLKLDKRIAIRVIRIRDENDISHIESTPYFPLLDSYTEAYGGEGVRFDWSMLKGVKREFILAGGINLDNIDLALELKPYGIDISSGVEERPGKKSAKKMEELIRRIRCYG
- the trpB gene encoding tryptophan synthase subunit beta, with the translated sequence MGKKGYYGNFGGRFVPETLMPALYELEEVLKAAKKDTSFKRELHSYQREYIGRPTPLYYARNASEKLGFKLYLKREDLCHTGAHKILNALGQALLAKRMNKKRIIAETGAGQHGVACATAASLLALDCVIYMGEDDVKRQRINVMRMEMLGAKVQPVKSGTRTLKDAINEALRDWVTNVRTTHYVLGTVFGPYPYPELVKYFVSAIGREAKRQILKREGRLPDVVVACVGGGSNAMGIFLPFLKMKDVMLIGVEAGGEGISTNKHAARFQKGRIGIFQGSKSYVLQDEWGQILDTYSIAPGLDYASVGPEHSFLFESGRVQYTYAEDEEVIEAYLFLSREEGILPALESSHALAFLMKNRKEFKDKIVLVNLSGRGDKDLTTVLNRLKKDGA